The genomic region CTCAGGTGTCGGGTGATCTCATCGGAGACCTGGTCTTCAATGGACCGTGCAGTCTTCTTTGCGGTGATCACGTGGGCTGCCGTGGTGATGGGGGCACTTTCCTGGCGGGCGATATCCCCTGCAACCCGGATCAGACCGCCCATGTCCCGGAGCTTGAGGGTTAAGTGGCCCTTCCGGTTCGAGCGTCTCCTGGCTTCACGAATGACCTCCTCGATTGCTCCCTGGTCGAAGTGCGGGATCTTGCCATCATTCTTGACTTCCTGCGCAATGAACCGGATATATTTCTGCCTGTTTTCAGGAGTGTCGTCCATGCTCTCCGCCATGTAAACTTCGTACCCGTACCCCCGGATACGCGAGCGGAGTGCCGGGTGCATTCCCTGGATCGCATCGAGGTTTCCGGCTGCAACCATCACGAACTTACAAGGTACCGGTTCTGTCCGGACCATTGCACCGCTCGAGCGCTCGCTCTGGCCGGTTATGGGGAATTCACCCTCCTGGAGGGCGGTGAGGAGGTTCTGCTGGGAGTGGGGATCGAGCGTGTTGATCTCATCGATGAAGAGGACCCCGCCGTTCGACCGGTGGATTGCCCCTGCTTCGACACGGTCGTGAGCCGGGGTCTCAAGACCCCCGCTCTGGAACGGGTCATGCCGGACATCGCCGAGGAGGGCGCCTGCATGGGAGCCGGTGCCGTCAATGAACGGGGCGATGCTCTTCGTGTCGTTCGAGACCAGGAGCTTGGGGACCATGGCCTCTTCCCGGGGAGTTGTATAACGCAGGGCCATAAAGACGAATGCTCCCGCGATAAGCCCCATGAGGAGTTGCATGGTGATGATGGCATAGCCGGCGATACCCAAGAGGAGGAGCATCAGGAGCGTCTGCCGGAACTGGGTTTTCTTCTTTGCCTCAGCTTTATGGGCCCCGACTATCTGTTTTCCCCTGCCGCATGCAACCGTCCGGATCACCGGATTGTTGGAATCGTCTGAATTGGGGTACACGAGGATATCCTGCAGTTCCTCCTTTGGCAGGAGCTCGGCCATCGCCTTTGCAAGCATCGATTTTCCGGTACCGGGGCTGCCGATCATCATGACATGCCGGCGCTGGATGGCGGCTTTTTTGATCACTTCGACCGCACGTTCCTGCCCGATCACCTGGTCGATGAGTTTTTGCGGTACTTCTATCTGCGATGATGTTGCGACAATGCCGTCAGCTCTTGCGGCTTCCGGGACAGCACTCTCCGGTGCTACCGGTTCTGGCTGCGGAGATGATTGTTCAGAATTATCCATTGTGGTTATGCCCTCTCGTTACCCTTGGATTTTCATATAATTTGTCTCATGATAGTTTAAGTACTTTCAGCTGATCCCAACACGGGAATTCCAGCGGGTTCACATATAAATGAACCAAAATGAACTGCCCCTTTTATTGCTTTTTGCGCAAAATCTACATACAATCTTTCGCAACCATACTTGCCCACCCGGATAACCCGTGCCCCCTGTCGCACCGGGCAAAGGAACGATACTATGAAAGTGATCAGCACTGAAAAATCTCAGGTTCTTGCCACCCGGCTTGCACGCGCACTCAGGACAAGCGTTGTGGATGTTAATTATTCCCGGTTTCCCGATGGGGAACATTACCTCCGTGCAGGAGAGCTCGACGATGAGACCATCATTGTCGGGAGTGTTGTCGACAACGATGCCCTCGTTCAGCTGCTGCTCCTGATCGATGCCTGCGACAGTTCAAAAAACCGGCTGGTGCTTCCCTATCTGGCGTATGCCCGCCAGGACAAGCGGTTCCACCCCGGCGAACCGATCAGTATCCGTGCCGTTGCGCAGGCATTCAGCCGGGGCGTTTCGGATATCACCACCATCAATATTCATGACAGGGATGTGCTGAGGTATTTCTCTGCTCCTGTCCGGAACATATCCGTGGCCCGGGACCTCGGGGAGTACATCAGGACGCTTGGTCTCGATAATCCGCTCATACTCTCTCCCGACGACGGCGCCTTGGCATTTGCAGAAGAGGTGGCCTCGGTGGGGAGATGGGACTTTGATCACCTGGAGAAGACCCGGCTCTCCGGGGTTGAAGTAAAGATGGCCCCAAAACAGCTCTGTGCAAAAGGGCGGTCCGTTATTATCGTGGACGATATCATCTCTACCGGTGGTACCATAGCAACCGCGGGAGGAATGCTCTACAGCCAGGGAGCGGACGATGTGTATGCGGCCTGTGTCCACGGGGTCCTCACCGGGGGAGCCTATGCCCGGCTCATGGCAACCGGTATCCGGGACGTCTTCTGCAGCGATACCATTGAGCGGGCGTGCAGCAAATTATCGGCAGCCGACAGGATAGCGCATGAACTCACATCCTCCTGAAAAATTCCCGTCTGATCTACCGTTTTTTTACCGTACTGGGTGTTGCCAGATATGAAAGCGGTTCTCGATGCGAGTGTCTTCTTTTCTGAAATCCCTCTCGAAGGGGAATTGTATACAACCCCCTCCGTCTGCGACGAACTTCTCGATATCAGGGCAAAAGGAAATTTCGAGAAGTTCTGCGCAGGTGGTCTCATGGTCAGATCTCCCGGGCCCGAGAGCAGGGAGCGCGTTAAAAACGCTGCAAAGATATCCCGCGATGCCGGGGTTATCTCTGATACAGATGAAGATCTCCTGGCCCTTGCTCTCGAGCTGGATGCAGTCCTCTATACCGATGATTTTGCAATCCAGAATGTGGCAGGCGTCCTGAAGCTCGGGACGCACCCGATACTCCAGAGAAAAGCCCGGCAGGTCCGGTGGAAATACCGGTGCAGCGGATGCGGCAGGTATTACGGGCATGATGGGGAATGCCTGGTCTGCGGTGCAGCGATTAAAAGAAAACTTAAATAGATACCGGCGAATCTTTTTTCATGTCTTCCCTTGACGATCTGATCAGCCGGGCAAAAGCGCTCCTTGCGGATGGGCACAGCCCGGGTCAGATTGCAGATGAACTTTCCCTCTCCATGGAGACCGTGACGTGGCTCCTGACCCAGGCAAAGGGGACGGCCGCCCCCAAGGATGTTCATATCGACTGGACTGCAGTCTCAAGCCAAGCTCCGCTTCTGGAAGAGACTGCCCAGCTGCTCCTCTCCCGATACTACCTTGCCCAGACCGGAGAGAACACAGCCGTCCCGGCAGCACAGGTTATCGTTGGTATCGCGCTCTCGGGAATTCCCCTTGCAACCCTCATCGCGGTCCAGGAGGCAGCCCAGCTTGCAATCTACCACCCGGCAAAACAGAGCCAGAGCGAGCGCCCGACCGGGTCGATCAGCGGCAATTTTGCCGGTGTCGGGGGAGAACGGTGTATCATCGTTGACGACACGATCACCTCAGGCAACACCATGCGGGAAGTTGTGAAGTATCTCAAGAAACATAATGCAATCCCGGTTGCAATCTGGGTCATATTCGACAAGCGCGGTATCAAGGATATCGATGGCGTACCCGTTTATTCGCTCTTCAAAATATCCCGCATTGACTGATATCCCCTTTTTTGAAACGCCCTCTTGCGTAAATTTATATAGAAGTTCAATTCCACCTTTTACAACATCGGAGGATCAATTATGCTATCTGGACAGCCAATTATTATCCTAAAAGAAAATGTGGAGCGTAATTACGGGAAGGAAGCCCAGCGCTCGAATATTACCGCAGCAAAAGCAATCGCCGGTGCTGTCAGGTCAACCCTCGGCCCCCGCGGCATGGACAAGATGCTCGTCAGCGGCTCTGGCGATATCGTCATCACCAACGATGGTGCCACCATCTTAAGTGAAATAGCCGTTCAGCACCCCGGCGCAAAGATGGTCATCGAAGTTGCACGGACGCAGGATGAAGAGGTCGGCGACGGGACCACCACCGCAGTCATCGTTGTCGGCGCCCTGATGGAGCAGGCAGAGATCATGCTCGAGCAGGGGATCCATCCGACCGTGATTGCCCAGGGATACCGTATGGGCATGGAGAAGGCGCTCGATATTGTCAACAGCCTTGCTCTCAAGGTAGATCCATCCGACCGGAAGACCTTACTCAAGATTGCCGACACCGCAATTACCGGGAAATCCATCGAACAGGTCAAGGGAAAGCTCGACGGTATCATTGTTGATGCTGTGATGACTGTTGCCGAGAAGGTTGACGGAAAGCTCTCTGTTGACGAAGAAGACGTGATGATCAAGAAGCAGAAGGGCGCTGCTATGGACGATGCCGAGCTGATCCGCGGCGTTGTCATCGACAAGGTCCGCGCCCACGACGGGATGCCAAAGAAGATCACAAAGGCGAAAGTCGCCCTTGTTGCAACGCCTCTTGAGATCACCAAGACCCAGGTAAAAGCGAAGATCAAGATCTCCTCCGCCGAGCAGATCAACGCGTTCTCCGAACAGGAGCGGGAAGCGTTAAAGAAACTTGCCGATGCAATCATCGACTGCGGAGCCAACGTCCTTCTCTGCCAGAAAGGTATCTCGGATGCAGCCCAGTTCTACCTTGCGAAAAGCGGAATTCTCGCAATCGAGGATGTTCCCGAGAAGGATATGAAATACGCTGCACGGGCCCTTCACGCCAACATTGTCAACAAGCCCGAGTCCCTGACATCAAAAGATCTCGGAGTTGCAGAGCTTGTCCAGGAAGACGACGAAGGAAAGGTCACGAGGATCTCCGGGTGCAAGAACCCCAAGACCACCACTATCCTGCTCCGCGGCACGAGCGACTATCTCCTCGACGAGCTTGAGCGGGCGGTTGTTGACGGGACCCGCGTTGTTATGGATGCCATGGAAGACGGGACGTACGTTGTCGGTGGCGGTGCGGTTGAGACTGAACTCCTGATGAAGATCCGGGACTATGCCCAGACCGTTGGAGGACGTGTCCAGATCGCTCTCGAGGCCTATGCAACGGCATTCGAATCGATCCCCCGCACCCTTGCCGAGAACTCCGGGTACAATCCGATCGACAAGCTGGTGGAACTCAAGAACGTTCACTCCAAGGGCAAGAAGAATGCCGGCCTGAATGTATACGAGGGCAAAGTCGTGGATATGTTCGCAGAAGGCGTTATTGAGCCTCTCCGGTCCAAGCGCCAGTCCATCCAGAGCGCGTCCGAGACTGCCATCATGCTCATCCGTGTCGATGACATGATGATCACCCAGCAGGGTGGAAAGGGCGGCATGCCCGGCATGTAATATCCTCATCTTTTTTACCGTCAAGTCCTGTATGGCCGGTATCTGAGGAGTCATTCCTGTAAAC from uncultured Methanoregula sp. harbors:
- the lonB gene encoding ATP-dependent protease LonB, encoding MDNSEQSSPQPEPVAPESAVPEAARADGIVATSSQIEVPQKLIDQVIGQERAVEVIKKAAIQRRHVMMIGSPGTGKSMLAKAMAELLPKEELQDILVYPNSDDSNNPVIRTVACGRGKQIVGAHKAEAKKKTQFRQTLLMLLLLGIAGYAIITMQLLMGLIAGAFVFMALRYTTPREEAMVPKLLVSNDTKSIAPFIDGTGSHAGALLGDVRHDPFQSGGLETPAHDRVEAGAIHRSNGGVLFIDEINTLDPHSQQNLLTALQEGEFPITGQSERSSGAMVRTEPVPCKFVMVAAGNLDAIQGMHPALRSRIRGYGYEVYMAESMDDTPENRQKYIRFIAQEVKNDGKIPHFDQGAIEEVIREARRRSNRKGHLTLKLRDMGGLIRVAGDIARQESAPITTAAHVITAKKTARSIEDQVSDEITRHLREYEMTVVEGTRVGRVNGLAVTGSDAGSVLPIMAEVTPAQGASGTVIATGMLKEIAQESIKNVSAILKKFTGRDVKNIDIHIQFIGTYMGVEGDSASVSVATAVVSAIEGIPVRQDIAMTGSLSVRGDVLPVGGVTYKIEAAAKAGIKTVLIPRMNIGDVLIEERYKPLVTIIPIDTIDDVLKLALVPENSDGFLTKLRKMALRPTAIIPETTAINQTLA
- a CDS encoding ribose-phosphate diphosphokinase → MKVISTEKSQVLATRLARALRTSVVDVNYSRFPDGEHYLRAGELDDETIIVGSVVDNDALVQLLLLIDACDSSKNRLVLPYLAYARQDKRFHPGEPISIRAVAQAFSRGVSDITTINIHDRDVLRYFSAPVRNISVARDLGEYIRTLGLDNPLILSPDDGALAFAEEVASVGRWDFDHLEKTRLSGVEVKMAPKQLCAKGRSVIIVDDIISTGGTIATAGGMLYSQGADDVYAACVHGVLTGGAYARLMATGIRDVFCSDTIERACSKLSAADRIAHELTSS
- a CDS encoding nucleotide-binding protein; translated protein: MKAVLDASVFFSEIPLEGELYTTPSVCDELLDIRAKGNFEKFCAGGLMVRSPGPESRERVKNAAKISRDAGVISDTDEDLLALALELDAVLYTDDFAIQNVAGVLKLGTHPILQRKARQVRWKYRCSGCGRYYGHDGECLVCGAAIKRKLK
- a CDS encoding orotate phosphoribosyltransferase-like protein, which codes for MSSLDDLISRAKALLADGHSPGQIADELSLSMETVTWLLTQAKGTAAPKDVHIDWTAVSSQAPLLEETAQLLLSRYYLAQTGENTAVPAAQVIVGIALSGIPLATLIAVQEAAQLAIYHPAKQSQSERPTGSISGNFAGVGGERCIIVDDTITSGNTMREVVKYLKKHNAIPVAIWVIFDKRGIKDIDGVPVYSLFKISRID
- the thsA gene encoding thermosome subunit alpha; this encodes MLSGQPIIILKENVERNYGKEAQRSNITAAKAIAGAVRSTLGPRGMDKMLVSGSGDIVITNDGATILSEIAVQHPGAKMVIEVARTQDEEVGDGTTTAVIVVGALMEQAEIMLEQGIHPTVIAQGYRMGMEKALDIVNSLALKVDPSDRKTLLKIADTAITGKSIEQVKGKLDGIIVDAVMTVAEKVDGKLSVDEEDVMIKKQKGAAMDDAELIRGVVIDKVRAHDGMPKKITKAKVALVATPLEITKTQVKAKIKISSAEQINAFSEQEREALKKLADAIIDCGANVLLCQKGISDAAQFYLAKSGILAIEDVPEKDMKYAARALHANIVNKPESLTSKDLGVAELVQEDDEGKVTRISGCKNPKTTTILLRGTSDYLLDELERAVVDGTRVVMDAMEDGTYVVGGGAVETELLMKIRDYAQTVGGRVQIALEAYATAFESIPRTLAENSGYNPIDKLVELKNVHSKGKKNAGLNVYEGKVVDMFAEGVIEPLRSKRQSIQSASETAIMLIRVDDMMITQQGGKGGMPGM